The genomic window CGTATGGGGTTATGATAATCTTGACCCAAAGGCTCTCCCCGCGCCCCAGATGGATAAGCCGGACCATGCCGTCGTAGAGGTTTACCGCGAAGCGACAGGGCGCATGAAGTCGGATGAGGCTGTCGAGAAAGAGATCTCCGGGATATTGAACAGGTACGAGCATCTCGACCCGGAGATAACGGAAAAGTTCCGAAATGTGGTCAACATCTGTCTCGAAGGTCAAAAGATGACTCTTGCGGAGATGAACGTATTCTATGACAATTTCGTATGGGAGTCGGAGTTCGTAAAGAACGGCTCGGTCGATAAGGTGGTCGAGGAACTCTCAAAGACCCCATATGCCCGGACAAAGGACGGCGCTCTCATGCTTGACCTGTCATCGTTCGGTATAGAAAAAGAGTTCGTCCTGACGCGTTCGGACGGGACCTCACTTTACACCACAAGGGACATCGCCTATCACATATGGAAGCTTTCGAATTGCGATAAGGCTATCAATGTTCTTGGCGAGGACCAAAAACTGGCCATGCAGAGGCTGGAAGCCACGCTGAAGATACTTGGCGTGAACAAGACACCTTCTATAGTGTTCTATTCATTTGTCTCGCTGCCCGAGGGAAGGATGTCGACGCGTAAAGGCGTCGTTGTCAACCTGGACGACCTCCTGGAAGAGGCGGTCGAAAGGGCATATATTGAAGTGGATAAACGCAGGAAGGACATCCCGGAAGAGAAGAAGCGCAAGATCGCAGATGCAGTGGGCATAGGGGCGGTCAGGTTCGACATCATACGTGTCGCCGCCGAAAAAACTATTACCTTCAAGTGGGAGCAGGCGCTGGACTTCGAGAAGCAGGGCGCCCCGTTCATACAGTACGCCCATGCGAGGACGTGCAGCATACTGGATAAGGCAAAACCCGGGAACTATGACCTGAGCATGCTCAAGGAAAAAGAGGAAGCAGCCCTTGTTAAAAAGATAGCGATGCTGCCTTATGTGATAAAAACCGCCTCAGACGAACTGAAGCCCCACATCGTCGCGACCTATGCGAGGGAACTGGCCGAGACTTTTAACCAGTTCTATCGGTTCGTCCCAGTATTGAGCGCCGAGCCTGAGCTTCGCGAGGCAAGGCTCGCTCTTGTCGATGCCGCCAGGATCGCTCTCGCATGCTCACTTGAGATGCTGGGCATAGAGGCACTGGAAGAGATGTAAAATTAAAAAAAAAATAAATGAGTCCGGGATGTCTCATGCATGATCCCGGATCTTAGCCTTTATTTCTTTTTAATGAATTTCTTGTAAACTTGCCACGATATCTTTAAGAGCAGGTACAATATTGCCAGTCCTATCGCTATGTATAATATTATGGGTATCAGATAGCCCGTCAGCACGACCAGCGCGCCCAGCATCGACACGAAAGCCCTGGCAGCTTCACGGAAAGCGTCGTCTATGCCCCAGTCATAGGATACTACCGGTTCAGGTTCCATGATCTTTACCGTTATGGTCGAGAAATCTATTCTGGCGCTCAAATAGTTCAATTCGGCAGTGGTGCGCTCTATCTCGTACCTTACTCTTGAAAGTTCCTTCGACACCTGCAGGACATCGTCAACTGTCATGGCCCTGTTCATTATCTCGTTCAATTTTTCCTCTTCCAGCTTCAGGTTTTTCAGGCGTGCGTTCAGGTCTATGAACTGCTTTGTAACATCCTGTCCGGAGGACTGTTCATACTGGACCTTACCCAGTGTCTTGACCTGTGCAAGCGCAGGCTCGAACGCAGACTGCGGGACTTTCATCGTGATGGTCGTCGTATGCTTTCCATTATCCGAAAGGTACGTGCTTGATGATTCGATGTACCCTCCGTAGCCCGACGTTATCTCCCTGACCCTGTTTACCGCATTATCGTACTTATCCGTCTCGATATGTACGGTCGCGGTCATGATGACCTTTCTGTCGCTTATGTTAGTATACGCGTTACCGTAATCTGTCGATGTTTGCGAGGTCGACCCTGTAAGTGTCTCGCTTCCCTTGCTGGTGTCCGGCGCCGGATAAGGCGCCGAACTGCCGCCGTCATATGAAATGCCAGGGCTCTTGTCCGTATATGATTCCTGGCCCATACATCCGGAAAAAAGGATCGTCACGATTATGATCAATATAGCAAATGTCCCGGGGATATTACGATGTCTCATAATAATATGTATAATATTTGATTATTTAAAAATGGCTAAAGGTACGGGAAATTTCGTAGTCAATGACCTGAATACCGATAATAAGCGGAAAAATAGTTTTAGTGGTCTGTCAGATAGAGTATGGGTTCGTTGTTTTATATGGCTCTATCAGCCTGATGAGCTCCAGGAAAAAATTTATACGTTTTCAGCTTCCTGCCATGCGGGCTCGAATATGTGCTCCAGTACTTTTGAGCATGCGTCGCGGCTGTTTATCCAGAGCCCGAAATATGATGACGAGGTGGTGCGCGGAGGCTCACGTATGGCGAAGGCTACGAATTCGCCGTCAGCGACGATGAACCTTACGTCTCTCGAATACTCATGGCTTCTGACTTTCACACCCGCATCTTTTAGCGCCTTTATGCCCTCTTCGAGTTCAGGCTGGTGATATGTTATTACCCGTATGAGGACACCTCTGTTTGATGCTTCCTGTATCGCCCTTAATGTTTCTCCGTCCAGCCAGGTAAGCGAGCGGGTCACTATCTCTACCGAGTTCGAGGCCGATGCGATCCTTCCCGCCGTGAATGACGGGACTGCGGATACATCGTCATGTACGACCTCTATGGAAGTGTTTTTTGTATCGCAGATCGTGACAGCTGACTGCCTGTATGATGCTATCGACGAATTGATGTCCTCGATGTTGGCTGATAATAAATTCGTCAGCGATGACTGTATATTATCCATTAATAATATTTGTCCTTCCCTCTTTATCGCGCCCCTCCCCATGAGGGTGTACACAGCCTTTGATATGGCTGCCATTGACAGGTTCGTGTTGTTAAAGATATCTTCAAGACTGGCACGGCGACGGACTGCCATGTATGAGAATACTTCTTTACTGTCATCGTCAAGGCCCATCTTTTCGAGTATCTTTTCAAGACTTTCCATATCGTCGTCCTTCCATCGTGTATCTAAAAATATCCCGCTTAAAGTATAAAAGGGCATTGAGGGTCAAGTAATAAGGCAGAAATATTTATATTAATATAATTATAATAATACTTTCGTATGCTGACTAACCGGAGGTCGGGCATATCCCGTGTACGAGTTTTTATCCTGTTCGCCATAGTATTACTTCTCTCTCCTTCTCTATACATGGCAAAGGATGCCTGTATGTATGGCCTTGTCCCTGTATATGTTCATGTTAATGCCGGCGGCGATCCACTCTACAGCGGCGCTCCCGATGTCATTGTCAATGGATTAAATGCGAAGTATTATGACTGCGGCATTTATTATGTCGATCTTCCATTCGTGAACAATGATACGCTGATCAACGCCACCGTGACGTACAACGGATATGGGGTTACCGACTCTTCGCCCATGACAGGCTCAGGATCTGTAGACCTTTTTGTTAACTTCCCCGAAGACCAGGTTAACTATGTTATCAATGGCACGATCTATGGCCATGATTCATTCGGACGACATCCCTGGACAAATGAACATATCACAGTATCGGTCAACGGAGTAGATGCATTGGTGGATGGAGCTAATTATACTGCCGTCCTGAGAGCCCCGGATGAAGATGAGACTCTTAACATTACTGTAAAGCATGATTGCGGGCAGGTCCTCTGTGAAAAGTATGATAGGGTATCACTATCCTCGCAAGACCTGAATGTCGACCTTGACATTGATGTTATGGAAGTCTCCGGGGATGTATATTACTCGGACAGTCCTGCCGAGGACTCCGTACTCTTTGTGTATGTGAATGACAGGCCAATGGGTCCTATCACAGCAGCCTCAAAATATGATGATAGCGGAAAGAGGGTGGGACCGATGTTCTCGGTCAACATACCTGGCGCACATTGCGGGGACCATGTCCTGATAACCGCATCTAACGGGATCGCAAAAGGAATAGTCGCCCAGGATGCGATGGATAATAAGATGTTCCTGACGGTCAACCTTAAAAAGATCGATGTTTACGTTCCATATACGTGAGGTTAGTATCTACCTGCCATCCGAAAGAAATAATGAAAAACATTAACTAAAAAACCTGCTGGTATAAAATATAAAAAACTATTTGCCGATCTTCAATAAAGAAAATCGGCAGTCGACTCGTATTACGATCCGCTTACGTCGGTCTCGAACTCTTCATTGACGAAATCTTTCTTGACGCTGGTGTTCGCAGGCACGACGACTTCCGGCCATATCCTGACGTCCGAATGTACTGTGACATCGTTGCCGATCATTGTCCTGGGTCCTATCACTGTGCCGTTCTCGAGGATACAGTTCTTGCCGACCGTGATGTCGTTGTCCATGATGGTACCTGATACGGAGCATCCTGCGCCTATCTTGACCCCGTCATAGATATATGACGACAGTATGCGGGAATCATTACCTATGTGGCATGAGTTACCTATCGACGTGTACGGGCCTATGAGCACATTATCGCCAATGGCCGTATTCTCCCCGATATAGACGGGTCCTACGATAACGGAATTTTTACCTACCGATACGTTATTGCCGACATCCATGGGGCCGTTGAGCTTAGCGTTCTCCACAAGAAGCCTGCCGTGGATATATGTGCCCGGCATGTTTTCCAGCATCCATTTTTGGGCTTCACGGTAAGCCCTGGGGTTACCGACGTCTGTCCACTGTCCTCTGGCGAGCCATCCGCTGATGGTCTTCCCCTCTTCCAGCAGTTTCGGGAAAAGGTCTTTTGCGAAGTCATACTTTCTCTTGGGTATATAGTCCAGGATCTCCGGGCTTAGCGCATAAATGCCCGTCGATGCCAGGTTTGAGAATATTTCCCCCGGTCCGGGCTTTTCTTTAAACCTGTGTATCACGTGGTTATTGTCAAGATCGACTATGCCGAACTCTCTCGGGTCGTCTATACTTAAAAGCGATATCGTTACCATGCCGGACGACTTATTATGAAAATCATATAGCTCCCTTAAATTCAGGTTTAGAACATGGTCGCCGCCGACGACGAGAAAAGGCGTGTCGTCCAGGTACTTCTCGGCGTTCTTGACGCTTCCCGCCGTACCCATCTTTTCCTTCTCATAAACGTACTTAATGTCAACCCCAAACAGAGAACCATCGCCCAGATAATTCTCTATGACCTCTCCCATATAGCCAAGCGTCATCACTATCTCGTTAAAGCCATTCTTGGACAGGTGTTCTACAAGGTGGCCGACCGATGGCTTATTCATGATCGGTATGCTGGGTTTAGGTCTTTCGAATGTCAGTGGGCGAAGCCTTGTGCCCGTGCCACCGCACAAAATACATGCTTTCATTACTGGTAACCTCTCTACTATAAGGTCTAAATCAACAGTTGTCTCACTGTACGGCCGATCCATATGCTGGTGAAGCCTATGCCTCGCGAGGCGACCTTTACCGAAATATCGGGGGCGGCCTTTTATTATATATTGTACTTCACAACCATATAAGCAAGCGGTCGGGTAATGCAGTATTATCCTTTATTATTTATGGGTATATAAACATGTTTCGAATTAAGAAGCAAATAGTTGACTTATCTATATTATATTTGCAAAAAAATGGCTTAATATATAAAATAAATGTGCATGCCTTGCGTCAGGCGTATTTTTCCAGGTATGGGTCCACCCACTGCGACCACCACTGGACCGGGTTTTTTACGGGCACAAGATCATGATCGCAGCTGAATATCTCACCGTTATAAAAAACGAATGCTTCTTCCATCTGGTGCATCAGGTTCGATAAGAGCAGGTCATCTATCAACCGTTTCTCCCCGGTCAGTCTTAAAAGCCTTATCAGGTACGGTGTGTCTCTCGGCCAGACCACCTCTTCATGGTATTCGCTGTCGTTGAGATATACGTTCCTGCCGGAACATTTCACGACGATACCGAACGGGATACTCCATTTCGTCCTTAGCAGTCTTTCCTTTACAATTCTCGAAATGCTCTCTAATTCCCTTAATGTGAACACATCCATACCGAGCAAGGATGCTGCCACCACACCCGGGGAGCCAGGGGTGTCATCTGACCTGCAGCCGAGCACAAAATCGTCTGTGGTCACCAGATCGTAAATATACCCTCCTTTAGCGTTAAAAAATACGGGCTTATAAGAGCGCAGGGCTTTGTAATAGAACATCTTACACCTGTCACTCAGCTTGAAATCCCTGATAAATTTACTGAAAAGCCATCCGGATTCCAGTGCCCTTATCCATTGAGCGTTTATCTCCGGCAGCAGGAATTTTTGAAGGTTCAATTCCTCAGTTGCGCCCAGGCTGATGAGTTCTTTTTCCCATGCCTCATTGACCCGGATCGGCAAATTGTATCCGTCAAGGTCCCGTCTCCCGTCAGTCCACGAATGCCACGACGGAACTCTTAAGAGGCCTTTCTGCCCGGCTATCGGTGCACCGTCCGGTGCCAGGGTCGACCTGGTCACGCCCCTCAGGTATTTTGAAAACGCCGAGGCCGATTCTCTGGCCAGCTCATCATCATTTGTATCCCGGACCACTTTTCCGGCAAGGATAAAAGCGAGAAGTGACGCATCGGCACTGTTATAGCTAAGCGGCGGGCCGGTCTCGCGAGGCGATACAAGGTTGGGGATCCTTCCGTACGCATCCTGTAGCTCATAAGACCTCAGGAGTATGCGTTTAATATCGTCAGTTCCACTGATCTTTTTTATGGTGTTATAGTTACTTAGAAGCCCCTCGAACTGATCCCTGAACCAGACCGTTTTAAACCAGAAATCCCCCGCTTCCTGAAAAACATGCCCGTCTATTTCCATACCGAACTTCGTCATCGCTATTGCCCTTGCAAGTATGGCCTTTTCATGATCTGAAGGCAACGGGTCGCTGAACAGTTTACTTTTTATGGAATTTGCATCTGTCAGGTCTTTTAACGGGCCTTTATCGTTATCCTGTCTAATAAGCCTGATAGCATCCCGCTCGCTGCCGGCGCATGAAAATCTCAGCGAAGCGGATCTTCCTTTCTTTTCGAATTCGTATAACGATAGTATCGTCCTGGTCTCCGGCACAAACGTTATATTTCCGTCTATCTTCGCCCTGTACCCGGAACCCAGCTTATATTTCCAGTCGATCTCAGTCCTGGATTCGATAATTTCCGACCCTTCGGCAAAAATACAGGATGAAATTTCATCCTTACTTACGGTGACTATGTCGGAGCTCATGCCATGCTTATGGGACCCCGGAGCAGAACCGTCATACATGAACCTTATGTCAAAAAATGGCTGGAAAATGATGGCCGTATCCTTCCCTTCAAAGCCCTGGATAGAGGCATTTACTATTCCCGATGCTCCGTCCGTGTCATAAAGATAATAGGACACTTTTAACCTGCCGTCATCGGCTCCATAAATGTGATCACATACCCACGGCGAAGCTCTCACGGAAAGCGGCTCGAGCTTCACATACCTGTTCTCTACCTTCAGGCCGGTCGCGATCGTATCTATAAATTTCCAGTATCTGTTTTTTATGATGGAGTACATGCCCTCGTAAGGATAGTCCCTGTTAGGCGAGATCTTATCGTATACGGGGCAAGAGAACACTGAGTGGGATAGCGTTGCATATTTTCTTTTTAAAATAACGTGCTTTGTCCTGGAGCCTCCTCCAAACAAGTCTTCTACCGGCTCCATCTCGACAGAAAGATCATCATCCATTGTTTATTATATTTATATGGTATGTATAAATGCATACCGGAACTTATTCCCTGCCGATGACGGATATCCGTGCAGAAAAATCTACTGGCATAAGATCGATCATAAAATGATCTCTCCGGGGGAACCATATAACTCTTTGAAAAGATTACTGATGTTTTGACAGGGTATGATCTCACAGGTTGATAAAGTATATTATTGGCTTCATTTATCCAAAAAACTCGGATTTAGCCTTTTCATACATTCAATATCCGAGAAAATTATAAATATATGCAATACTAACCTATAATTAGTAACCCTTAGGAGGGAAAAAGTATGAGATACATCTGGGATCCGTTTGACGAATTAAGAAAGATGCAATATAAAATGAGCAGAATTCTAGGTGAAATGCCAGAGCTGATGGAGCCTTCAGAGATGCTTCCGAGTACCGAGTCCGCCCAGGTCCCTTATGTGGACGTGCTTGAAAGGGAGAACGAGATCGTAGTGACCGCGGATCTTCCCGGTGTAGATAAGAAAGACATAAAGCTCAACGTCCAGGACAACACACTGGAGATCAGCGCCGAGAAGAGGGTCGAGAAGGAGGTCAAAGAAGAGGGATACATAAAGCGCGAACGCGCATATGACCGGTTCTACAGGACTATCCTTTTACCGACAGGTGTAGACTTTTCTAACTCCAAAGCGTCTTTCAATAACGGCGTATTGGAGATAGTCATGCCGAAACTGGAAGAGACCAAGAAGAAAACCATTCCAATAAGTTGATCCTAAAAGATATTCTCCAGGGTGAATGGCTTATCGCATAACGATGAGTCCACTTCACCTTCCACATCCCTTACTGTCTTAATATGATCCCTTTATCCTGTTGATCATATCCCCTTTAGCTTCGATAGATTGAGGACATCTATCAGGCATGTCATATCTGGTTCCATGAACTATGGCCGGCATATTTTCAAAGCCTTATCGTCCCTCATATGCACGTCATCTTCAGGATGGCAGGACTGCCCGGTTTAGCGATGAACGTGCTCAAAATTCTCGCTGATTTTGACCATAACTTTAACTTATCTTAATGCTAGTAATAGCATATATCAGGTATAATTCTATTTACAAGTTTTACGCCTTATAATGGGTGGAATTTTCAACATGAACTTAGAGAGCTCGGAAATAAAACAAAGGATCAAAGAAATGATAACAGACGGCATAAGCGATGAATATTTTAAGATATTGAGGGAACTCAAGGGTAGTTACCGGCCGGATGACATCGCAGCCGCAGCCATCGCGCTCTATGCGGAGCAGGGCGGAAAAAAGGACGTACGCAGGAGGACTCTAAAAGTCACAGAGTTCGTTCCGTTAAAATCTAAAGAGCACCTTTTAAGGTCCGTAAAGAAGAAAGAGGCTGAACAAAAGCCATCGATCAGGCCCAAAATGCAAAAAGAACTGGTCAAGGCCCCTCATAAGAAAGTAGCCCCCGGCACACAGCATCCCTCGAAGACAAGCCCTCAGGGAAAAAACATAAGCCCCAAGCGCCATTCCGGAAAGGGCGGTAAGCCTCAGGGACGGGCTTAAAATATTCATGATACAGGCATCACTTGAACTGCCTGTAACCCACTATTTTTTGTCATTATAATATTTAGATGGTATAAGCCTCTTTATGCGGAGCATGGGCTGGCAGGCCATACAGGCAGACAGTGATCCAAAAATGATCGGCAAGTACCTCGCCCATAAAGATCCAGCAGGGCCTATTTTTTGTTTTCGCTCAATATGTCCCGGATCTTTGCTATCGCATTGTCCATTTCCACAATTATGCTACCGAGGCCTGCCCTTGAGCCTGCGATCAGGACCAGCATGGCTCTTTCTCCTGCGCCCATTATGACAAGCTTACTCTCGTCAGTCTCCACTATCAGACGGTCAGGCACGCCCTGGTTCATCTCGAGCGTTGCGGTTTCCGCAGCCCCGAGC from Methanooceanicella nereidis includes these protein-coding regions:
- the argS gene encoding arginine--tRNA ligase; this encodes MYLKFIDEVNSVMGEAVKKAGYESDDMYLGESQHADVSSSLPFRLGKELKKNPRDIALEIVARIDNKGKYIGRIETIGPYINFFANDIYVKDAVEDVLEKGKTFCSLPDNGIKVILEHTSANPTGPLHVGRGRNPVIGDTLARILRNGGYDVEVQYYVDDMGKQVATIVWGYDNLDPKALPAPQMDKPDHAVVEVYREATGRMKSDEAVEKEISGILNRYEHLDPEITEKFRNVVNICLEGQKMTLAEMNVFYDNFVWESEFVKNGSVDKVVEELSKTPYARTKDGALMLDLSSFGIEKEFVLTRSDGTSLYTTRDIAYHIWKLSNCDKAINVLGEDQKLAMQRLEATLKILGVNKTPSIVFYSFVSLPEGRMSTRKGVVVNLDDLLEEAVERAYIEVDKRRKDIPEEKKRKIADAVGIGAVRFDIIRVAAEKTITFKWEQALDFEKQGAPFIQYAHARTCSILDKAKPGNYDLSMLKEKEEAALVKKIAMLPYVIKTASDELKPHIVATYARELAETFNQFYRFVPVLSAEPELREARLALVDAARIALACSLEMLGIEALEEM
- a CDS encoding DUF4349 domain-containing protein — its product is MRHRNIPGTFAILIIIVTILFSGCMGQESYTDKSPGISYDGGSSAPYPAPDTSKGSETLTGSTSQTSTDYGNAYTNISDRKVIMTATVHIETDKYDNAVNRVREITSGYGGYIESSSTYLSDNGKHTTTITMKVPQSAFEPALAQVKTLGKVQYEQSSGQDVTKQFIDLNARLKNLKLEEEKLNEIMNRAMTVDDVLQVSKELSRVRYEIERTTAELNYLSARIDFSTITVKIMEPEPVVSYDWGIDDAFREAARAFVSMLGALVVLTGYLIPIILYIAIGLAILYLLLKISWQVYKKFIKKK
- a CDS encoding TrmB family transcriptional regulator sugar-binding domain-containing protein, whose amino-acid sequence is MESLEKILEKMGLDDDSKEVFSYMAVRRRASLEDIFNNTNLSMAAISKAVYTLMGRGAIKREGQILLMDNIQSSLTNLLSANIEDINSSIASYRQSAVTICDTKNTSIEVVHDDVSAVPSFTAGRIASASNSVEIVTRSLTWLDGETLRAIQEASNRGVLIRVITYHQPELEEGIKALKDAGVKVRSHEYSRDVRFIVADGEFVAFAIREPPRTTSSSYFGLWINSRDACSKVLEHIFEPAWQEAENV
- a CDS encoding nucleotidyltransferase family protein yields the protein MKACILCGGTGTRLRPLTFERPKPSIPIMNKPSVGHLVEHLSKNGFNEIVMTLGYMGEVIENYLGDGSLFGVDIKYVYEKEKMGTAGSVKNAEKYLDDTPFLVVGGDHVLNLNLRELYDFHNKSSGMVTISLLSIDDPREFGIVDLDNNHVIHRFKEKPGPGEIFSNLASTGIYALSPEILDYIPKRKYDFAKDLFPKLLEEGKTISGWLARGQWTDVGNPRAYREAQKWMLENMPGTYIHGRLLVENAKLNGPMDVGNNVSVGKNSVIVGPVYIGENTAIGDNVLIGPYTSIGNSCHIGNDSRILSSYIYDGVKIGAGCSVSGTIMDNDITVGKNCILENGTVIGPRTMIGNDVTVHSDVRIWPEVVVPANTSVKKDFVNEEFETDVSGS
- a CDS encoding Hsp20/alpha crystallin family protein, with amino-acid sequence MRYIWDPFDELRKMQYKMSRILGEMPELMEPSEMLPSTESAQVPYVDVLERENEIVVTADLPGVDKKDIKLNVQDNTLEISAEKRVEKEVKEEGYIKRERAYDRFYRTILLPTGVDFSNSKASFNNGVLEIVMPKLEETKKKTIPIS
- a CDS encoding roadblock/LC7 domain-containing protein, which produces MAGAIEKLDKVLNDLRGSGDIKALAIVSRDGLLITSNMPGDVHAETFAIMAATMLGAAETATLEMNQGVPDRLIVETDESKLVIMGAGERAMLVLIAGSRAGLGSIIVEMDNAIAKIRDILSENKK